The DNA sequence TGGTGCTTTAATCCGTCATCCTGGAGCCAAAGGCGATAGGATCCATTATTTCTTGTACTTACTCTGCGATTGCCTGGAACGTGCAGCTGATTTCGACAGCGACGTTCTTCGGAAGCGTCGATACGCCGACTGCCGTACGGGCATGCTTTCCGTTTTCACCGAGAATCTGTACAGCAAGTTCGCTTGCGCCATTCAGCACAATCGGCTGGTCGTGGAAATCGTTTGCGGACTGCACAAAACCCTGGATCTGAACGAGGCGGAGTGTTTCGCCGGCTTTCAACTGCGTGAGGGCGGCGGCAATGTTGTTCAAGAAGCAAATCTGCGCGGCTTCCTTAGCTTTTTCCACAGAAATCTGGTTCGGAACAATACCGGTAAAGGCGGAAAAGTCGCCCTTCACGGACGGCAACTGCCCAGAAACAATAATTGTATCGCCAAAGCGCGTTGCCGGAACATAAGCGGCAACCGGTGCGGGGCAGGCGGGGAGCGTCAGCCCAAGTTCTTGGAATTTAGAGACAATTTGACTCATGTAATCTCCTTGTTTTTGCGCCTTTAATATACAATAATTGAGGTGCGTTTGGGGCGGCGCGATCTTGTTAATTGCTATTCAAAAAATTTTTAGGGAGCCGTTATATTCTAAGGCTATTGGTGGTGCTTATAAAAAAGGTGATGCCCCGTCGGTGCGGGGCATGACACA is a window from the Fibrobacter sp. UWB4 genome containing:
- a CDS encoding RidA family protein; its protein translation is MSQIVSKFQELGLTLPACPAPVAAYVPATRFGDTIIVSGQLPSVKGDFSAFTGIVPNQISVEKAKEAAQICFLNNIAAALTQLKAGETLRLVQIQGFVQSANDFHDQPIVLNGASELAVQILGENGKHARTAVGVSTLPKNVAVEISCTFQAIAE